The Pseudomonas azadiae genome contains a region encoding:
- a CDS encoding PQQ-dependent sugar dehydrogenase has protein sequence MHKTRLALLIMVAGTLAACGESSTLQVSDGTGPSPQLPEPNKTLIPTVNIAPAIGWPEGVKPTAAAGTQIAAFAEGLDHPRWLYVLPNGDVLVAETNAPPKPDDAKGIRGWVMEKVMGRAGAGVPSANRITLLRDADHDGVAETRTVFLENLNSPFGMTLVGNDLYVADSDKLLRFAYQPGETAIKGAGTTVVDLPGGPLNHHWTKNVVASKDGSKLYVSVGSNSNVGENGLEAEQGRAAIWEVDRASGQHRIFASGLRNPNGMAWEPQSGKLWTAVNERDEIGSDLVPDYITSVKDGGFYGWPFSYYGQHVDVRVTPQNLDLVAKAIAPDYAVGPHTASLGLTFTEGSKLPAPFSNGAFIGQHGSWNRKPHSGYKVIFVPFEGGKPTGQPVDVLTGFLDKDEKAMGRPVGVVIDQQGGLLVADDVGNTVWRVSGAK, from the coding sequence ATGCACAAAACAAGACTCGCCCTACTCATCATGGTCGCCGGCACCCTCGCTGCCTGCGGTGAAAGCTCCACCCTCCAGGTCTCCGACGGTACCGGACCGTCGCCCCAGTTGCCCGAACCGAACAAAACCCTGATCCCCACCGTCAATATCGCCCCCGCCATCGGCTGGCCCGAAGGCGTGAAGCCCACGGCCGCCGCCGGCACCCAAATAGCGGCGTTCGCCGAAGGCCTGGACCATCCGCGCTGGCTGTATGTGCTGCCCAATGGCGACGTGCTGGTGGCGGAAACCAACGCGCCGCCCAAGCCGGACGACGCCAAGGGCATTCGTGGCTGGGTCATGGAGAAAGTCATGGGCCGTGCCGGCGCCGGCGTGCCGAGCGCGAATCGCATCACATTGCTGCGTGACGCCGACCACGACGGCGTCGCGGAGACACGGACAGTGTTCCTGGAAAATCTCAATTCCCCCTTTGGCATGACACTGGTCGGCAACGACCTGTACGTGGCCGACTCGGACAAGCTGCTGCGCTTTGCCTATCAACCGGGTGAAACCGCGATCAAGGGCGCCGGTACGACAGTCGTCGACCTGCCCGGCGGCCCCCTGAACCACCACTGGACTAAAAACGTGGTGGCTAGCAAGGACGGCAGCAAGCTGTACGTAAGCGTGGGCTCCAACAGCAATGTCGGCGAAAACGGGCTTGAAGCGGAACAGGGCCGAGCGGCGATCTGGGAAGTGGATCGCGCCAGCGGCCAGCACCGTATCTTCGCCTCCGGCCTGCGCAACCCGAACGGCATGGCGTGGGAGCCGCAGAGCGGCAAGCTGTGGACGGCAGTGAACGAGCGTGACGAGATCGGCAGCGACCTGGTGCCCGACTACATCACTTCGGTCAAGGATGGCGGTTTCTATGGCTGGCCGTTCAGTTATTACGGGCAGCATGTGGATGTGCGTGTGACACCGCAGAACCTGGACCTGGTGGCCAAGGCGATTGCGCCGGACTACGCGGTCGGCCCGCACACCGCTTCGTTGGGCCTGACCTTTACCGAAGGCAGCAAACTTCCGGCGCCGTTCAGCAATGGCGCGTTTATCGGGCAGCACGGTTCGTGGAATCGCAAGCCGCACAGTGGTTATAAGGTGATCTTCGTGCCGTTTGAAGGTGGCAAGCCGACAGGGCAGCCGGTGGATGTGCTGACCGGGTTTCTCGATAAGGATGAAAAGGCCATGGGCCGGCCGGTGGGTGTGGTGATTGACCAGCAGGGGGGGTTGCTGGTGGCGGATGATGTGGGGAATACGGTGTGGCGGGTGTCGGGGGCCAAGTAG
- a CDS encoding C40 family peptidase, giving the protein MSTSARLMLLVCAALLSACASRPPPPAPVAVKPKPVFNYSTQNFSPAADDVLFRALGLVGTPYRWGGNTPDSGFDCSGLIGFVFRDAAGISLPRTTRELIVMRAQDVSEQNLQTGDLLFFATGGGSQVSHAGIYVGEGRFVHAPQTGGTVKLDTLSKAYWQNAYLSAKRVLPGNLARNP; this is encoded by the coding sequence ATGTCGACCTCGGCCCGCCTTATGCTCCTTGTTTGCGCCGCGTTGCTCAGCGCCTGCGCCAGCCGCCCACCGCCGCCCGCGCCTGTCGCGGTCAAGCCTAAGCCGGTGTTCAACTATTCCACCCAGAATTTCTCGCCGGCGGCCGACGACGTGCTCTTTCGCGCGCTCGGCCTGGTCGGCACGCCATACCGTTGGGGCGGCAACACGCCGGACTCGGGGTTTGATTGCAGTGGCCTGATCGGTTTTGTCTTCCGCGACGCCGCCGGAATCTCTTTGCCGCGCACCACCCGCGAACTGATCGTGATGCGCGCGCAAGATGTCAGCGAGCAGAACCTGCAGACCGGCGACCTGCTGTTCTTCGCCACCGGCGGTGGTTCGCAGGTCAGCCACGCCGGCATCTATGTGGGTGAGGGCCGCTTTGTGCATGCGCCGCAAACGGGGGGGACGGTGAAGCTGGATACCTTGTCCAAGGCGTATTGGCAGAATGCTTATCTGAGTGCCAAGCGGGTGTTGCCGGGGAATCTGGCGCGTAATCCTTGA
- a CDS encoding C40 family peptidase: MLNRFAPLVPLALVTLLFGCASHPQQVVEQQKPQQQSQAKFVAAQSSSVYEEEVATEKELADFSGSKPYQLPVLADSILERGMSLIGTRYRFGGTSEAGFDCSGFIGYLFREEAGMNLPRSTREMINVKAPLVARNNLKPGDLLFFSTAGRGRVSHAGIYLGDNQFIHSSSRRSGGVRVDSLGDSYWSKTFIEAKRALAMAPTTVTASK, translated from the coding sequence ATGCTAAATCGCTTCGCACCCCTCGTGCCTCTCGCACTCGTTACCCTGTTGTTTGGCTGCGCCTCCCACCCTCAACAGGTGGTTGAGCAGCAGAAGCCTCAACAACAGTCCCAGGCAAAATTCGTCGCCGCACAGTCTTCTTCCGTATATGAAGAAGAGGTGGCAACTGAAAAGGAACTGGCCGATTTCTCCGGCAGCAAGCCTTATCAGCTTCCGGTACTGGCCGACAGCATCCTTGAACGCGGCATGTCCCTGATCGGTACCCGTTACCGTTTCGGCGGTACGTCCGAAGCCGGGTTCGACTGCAGCGGTTTCATCGGCTACCTGTTTCGTGAAGAAGCCGGCATGAACCTGCCGCGCTCCACCCGCGAAATGATCAACGTGAAAGCACCGTTGGTCGCACGCAACAACCTCAAGCCCGGTGATCTGCTTTTCTTCAGTACGGCAGGCCGTGGTCGTGTCAGCCATGCCGGTATCTACCTGGGCGATAACCAGTTTATCCACTCCAGCAGCCGTCGCAGTGGTGGTGTTCGTGTCGACAGCCTGGGCGACAGCTACTGGAGCAAAACCTTCATCGAAGCCAAGCGCGCACTCGCGATGGCCCCGACTACGGTTACCGCCAGTAAGTAA
- the hda gene encoding DnaA regulatory inactivator Hda encodes MKPIQLPLGVRLRDDATFINYYPGANAAALGYVERLCEADAGWTESLIYLWGKHGVGRTHLLQAACLRFEQMGEPAVYLPLAELMDRGIGIFDHLEQYELVCLDDLQAIAGKADWEEALFHLFNRLRDSGRRLLIAASTSPRELPIKLADLKSRMTLALIFQMRPLSDEDKLRALQLRASRRGLHLTDEVGHFILTRGTRSMSALFELLEQLDQASLQAQRKLTIPFLKETLGW; translated from the coding sequence ATGAAACCGATTCAGCTGCCCTTGGGTGTGCGTCTGCGTGATGACGCCACCTTTATCAACTACTACCCAGGCGCCAATGCCGCTGCACTCGGCTATGTCGAGCGGCTTTGCGAAGCCGACGCCGGGTGGACCGAAAGCCTTATCTACCTGTGGGGCAAGCACGGCGTAGGGCGTACCCACCTGTTGCAGGCCGCCTGCCTGCGTTTCGAGCAGATGGGCGAGCCGGCGGTCTACCTGCCCCTTGCCGAGTTGATGGACCGCGGTATCGGCATCTTCGACCATCTTGAGCAATACGAACTGGTCTGTCTGGACGACTTGCAGGCGATTGCCGGCAAGGCGGATTGGGAAGAGGCGCTGTTTCACCTGTTCAATCGTTTGCGTGACAGCGGGCGGCGCCTGCTGATCGCAGCCTCTACCTCGCCACGCGAATTGCCGATCAAGCTGGCCGACCTCAAGTCGCGCATGACCCTGGCGTTGATCTTCCAGATGCGCCCGCTGTCCGACGAAGACAAATTGCGTGCCCTCCAATTGCGCGCATCGCGGCGCGGCCTGCACCTCACCGACGAGGTCGGGCATTTTATCCTCACCCGTGGCACCCGCAGCATGAGTGCATTGTTCGAGTTGCTCGAGCAGCTCGATCAGGCCTCTTTACAGGCACAACGAAAATTGACGATCCCTTTTCTCAAAGAGACGTTGGGCTGGTAA
- a CDS encoding AI-2E family transporter — protein MADTRRWVWLGGIVLLCVFVFLLHSILTPFLVALLLAYLFDPVVDRLEKAGLSRTWGVVAVFALFTLIITALVLVLVPMLAKQLFRLYELAPQMLDWLQHTAMPWAQAKLGLSDGFWKFDKVKAAISEHMGQTTDIVGVILSQATASSLALIGWLTNLVLIPVVAFYLLRDWDIMMAKIRSLLPRNREERIVSLAEECHEVLGAFVRGQLLVMLALGIIYAAGLMAIGLELGLLIGLIAGLAAIVPYMGFVIGIGAALVAGLFQFGGDLYPMLGIVAVFMVGQALEGMVLTPLLVGDRIGLHPVAVIFAILAGGELFGFTGILLALPVAAVIMVLVRHVHDLYKDSEVYTGVEDPDL, from the coding sequence ATGGCGGATACGCGTCGTTGGGTGTGGCTTGGCGGGATTGTCCTGCTGTGCGTCTTTGTATTCTTGCTGCATTCGATCCTGACGCCGTTCCTGGTGGCGTTGTTGTTGGCCTATCTGTTCGATCCCGTGGTGGATCGCCTGGAGAAGGCCGGCTTGTCACGTACCTGGGGCGTGGTGGCGGTGTTCGCCCTGTTTACCTTGATCATCACGGCGTTGGTGCTGGTGCTGGTGCCGATGTTGGCCAAGCAACTGTTTCGCCTGTATGAGCTGGCGCCGCAGATGCTCGATTGGCTGCAGCACACGGCCATGCCGTGGGCCCAGGCCAAGCTGGGGCTGTCGGATGGGTTCTGGAAGTTTGACAAGGTCAAGGCGGCCATCAGCGAACACATGGGCCAGACCACCGATATCGTCGGGGTCATCCTCAGCCAGGCGACCGCGTCCAGCCTGGCGCTGATCGGCTGGTTGACCAACCTGGTGCTGATCCCGGTGGTCGCGTTCTACCTACTGCGCGACTGGGACATCATGATGGCCAAGATCCGCAGCCTGCTGCCGCGCAACCGTGAGGAGCGCATCGTCTCCCTGGCCGAGGAATGCCATGAGGTGCTGGGTGCCTTTGTGCGTGGCCAGTTGCTGGTGATGCTTGCTCTGGGGATCATTTACGCTGCGGGCTTGATGGCGATTGGTCTGGAGCTGGGCCTGTTGATCGGCCTGATCGCCGGCCTGGCGGCTATCGTGCCGTATATGGGGTTTGTGATCGGTATCGGCGCGGCCCTGGTGGCGGGGCTGTTCCAGTTTGGCGGCGACCTGTACCCGATGCTCGGGATCGTGGCGGTGTTCATGGTGGGCCAGGCCCTGGAAGGCATGGTGCTGACGCCGTTGCTGGTAGGCGATCGGATCGGCCTGCACCCGGTGGCGGTGATCTTTGCGATCCTGGCGGGCGGTGAATTGTTCGGGTTTACCGGCATCCTGTTGGCGCTGCCGGTGGCGGCGGTGATCATGGTGCTGGTGCGCCATGTGCACGATCTGTACAAGGACTCGGAAGTGTATACGGGGGTCGAAGACCCCGACTTGTAA
- a CDS encoding DUF2066 domain-containing protein: MRLCKFFFVGCLSLVSLASHAETLNGLYQVLEPVGSQSAQERDQATQRAVQTLVIRLTGDAKAAEGPGLAAVRKDPQQIITQYGYDAGPPESLQVDFDPVSTDRVLREAGLSIWGSNRPSILSWWLNDSTEGSSLVGDGQTVAQALRRAAQHRGLPLRLPLGDLDEQVVATAPNLESADATPLRAASERYGADALLAVHARQEGSQWQAKWRLWLGDKSEQGTAQGADTGAVADAVMLAVSQKLAPRFAVKPGVSAEQLLEVQGMTLERYAALGHLLEPFGGQPQRVEGDRIVYRVNGSADQLRTQLSLAKLQEIPAGEAPVQQPLADGAQPTAAPEPQAQLRFRW; encoded by the coding sequence ATGCGTCTGTGTAAATTCTTCTTTGTAGGCTGCTTGTCATTGGTCAGCCTGGCGAGTCATGCCGAAACACTCAATGGCCTGTATCAAGTACTCGAACCGGTCGGCAGCCAGTCTGCGCAAGAGCGCGACCAGGCCACCCAACGCGCCGTGCAGACCCTGGTGATACGCCTGACCGGCGATGCCAAGGCGGCCGAGGGCCCGGGCCTGGCGGCGGTCCGTAAAGACCCGCAGCAAATCATCACGCAATACGGCTATGACGCCGGCCCGCCGGAAAGTCTGCAAGTTGATTTCGATCCGGTGAGCACTGATCGTGTGCTGCGTGAAGCAGGCTTGTCGATCTGGGGCAGCAACCGGCCGTCAATCCTCAGCTGGTGGCTGAACGACTCCACCGAAGGCAGCAGCCTGGTCGGCGATGGCCAGACCGTCGCGCAGGCGCTGCGTCGGGCGGCGCAACACCGTGGCTTGCCGCTGCGCCTGCCGCTGGGCGACCTGGATGAGCAGGTAGTCGCCACCGCACCGAACCTGGAAAGTGCTGATGCCACGCCATTGCGCGCCGCCTCCGAGCGCTACGGTGCCGACGCCTTGCTGGCCGTGCACGCGCGCCAGGAAGGCAGCCAATGGCAGGCCAAATGGCGCCTGTGGTTGGGCGACAAAAGCGAGCAGGGCACCGCGCAAGGTGCCGACACGGGCGCCGTGGCGGACGCGGTGATGCTGGCGGTCAGCCAGAAACTGGCACCGCGCTTTGCAGTCAAGCCTGGCGTGAGCGCCGAACAGTTGCTGGAAGTGCAGGGCATGACCCTTGAGCGCTATGCCGCGCTGGGCCATCTGCTCGAACCCTTCGGCGGTCAGCCGCAGCGGGTGGAGGGCGATCGCATTGTGTATCGCGTCAACGGCAGTGCCGATCAGTTGCGTACCCAGTTGAGCCTGGCCAAGTTGCAGGAGATTCCTGCCGGTGAGGCGCCGGTTCAACAGCCGTTGGCGGATGGCGCTCAGCCAACTGCTGCGCCTGAGCCTCAGGCCCAACTGCGTTTTCGTTGGTAG
- the purM gene encoding phosphoribosylformylglycinamidine cyclo-ligase: MSKQPSLSYKDAGVDIDAGEALVERIKSVAKRTARPEVMGGLGGFGALCEIPAGYKQPVLVSGTDGVGTKLRLALNLNKHDTIGIDLVAMCVNDLVVCGAEPLFFLDYYATGKLNVDTAAQVVTGIGAGCELSGCSLVGGETAEMPGMYEGEDYDLAGFCVGVVEKAEIIDGSKVAAGDALLALPSSGPHSNGYSLIRKIIEVSGADIENTQLDGKPLADLLMAPTRIYVKPLLKLIKDTGAVKAMAHITGGGLLDNIPRVLPKGAQAIVDVASWQRPAVFDWLQEKGNVDETEMHRVLNCGVGMVICVAQEHVETALNVLREAGEQPWVIGQIASAAEGAAQVELKNLKAH, from the coding sequence ATGAGCAAGCAACCCTCCCTGAGCTACAAGGACGCCGGTGTAGACATCGACGCCGGTGAAGCATTGGTCGAACGCATCAAGAGCGTCGCCAAGCGCACTGCGCGCCCCGAAGTCATGGGCGGCCTGGGCGGTTTTGGCGCCCTCTGCGAAATCCCGGCCGGCTACAAGCAGCCTGTGCTGGTGTCCGGCACCGACGGCGTGGGCACCAAGCTGCGCCTGGCGCTGAACCTGAACAAGCACGACACCATCGGCATCGACCTGGTCGCCATGTGCGTCAACGACCTGGTGGTGTGCGGCGCCGAGCCGTTGTTCTTCCTCGACTACTATGCCACCGGCAAGCTGAACGTCGACACCGCGGCGCAAGTAGTGACCGGCATCGGTGCCGGCTGCGAGCTGTCGGGTTGCTCCCTGGTGGGCGGCGAAACCGCTGAAATGCCAGGCATGTACGAGGGCGAAGACTACGACCTGGCCGGCTTCTGCGTCGGCGTCGTGGAAAAAGCCGAGATCATCGACGGCTCCAAGGTAGCCGCCGGTGACGCGCTGCTGGCCCTGCCATCCTCCGGCCCGCACTCCAACGGTTACTCGCTGATCCGCAAGATCATCGAAGTGTCCGGTGCCGACATCGAGAACACCCAACTCGACGGCAAGCCACTGGCCGACCTGCTCATGGCCCCGACCCGTATCTACGTCAAGCCGTTGCTCAAGCTGATCAAGGACACCGGAGCGGTCAAGGCCATGGCCCACATCACGGGCGGCGGCCTGCTGGACAACATCCCGCGCGTGCTGCCAAAAGGCGCCCAGGCGATCGTCGACGTGGCCAGCTGGCAGCGTCCTGCGGTATTCGACTGGCTGCAAGAGAAAGGCAACGTCGACGAAACCGAAATGCACCGCGTGCTCAACTGCGGCGTGGGCATGGTCATCTGCGTGGCTCAAGAACACGTTGAAACCGCGCTGAACGTACTGCGTGAAGCCGGCGAGCAGCCTTGGGTGATCGGCCAGATCGCCAGCGCTGCCGAAGGCGCGGCCCAGGTTGAACTGAAGAACCTCAAGGCTCACTGA
- the purN gene encoding phosphoribosylglycinamide formyltransferase yields MSATCDVVVLLSGTGSNLQALIDSTRTGDSPVRIAAVISNRSDAYGLQRARDAGIDTRSLDHKAFEGREAFDSALIELIDAFNPKLVVLAGFMRILSADFVRHYEGRLLNIHPSLLPKYKGMHTHQRALDAGDREHGCSVHFVTEELDGGPLVVQAVVPVESNDSAQSLAQRVHAQEHRIYPLAVRWFAEGRLILGDQGALLDGQLLAASGHLIRT; encoded by the coding sequence ATGTCCGCAACCTGTGATGTCGTGGTGCTGCTTTCCGGCACCGGCAGTAACTTGCAGGCCCTGATCGACAGCACGCGCACCGGCGATAGCCCGGTGCGCATCGCGGCGGTGATCTCAAACCGCAGCGACGCCTACGGCCTGCAACGCGCCAGGGACGCCGGCATCGACACCCGCTCGCTGGATCACAAGGCGTTCGAGGGCCGCGAGGCCTTCGACAGCGCCTTGATCGAACTGATCGACGCCTTCAACCCCAAACTCGTGGTACTGGCCGGTTTCATGCGCATCCTCAGCGCTGACTTCGTGCGGCATTACGAGGGGCGCCTGCTCAATATCCACCCTTCCCTGCTGCCCAAGTACAAAGGCATGCACACGCACCAGCGTGCGCTCGATGCCGGCGACCGCGAGCACGGCTGCAGCGTGCATTTTGTCACCGAGGAACTCGATGGCGGGCCTCTGGTCGTACAGGCAGTGGTTCCGGTAGAGTCCAACGACTCGGCGCAGAGCCTTGCGCAAAGGGTTCACGCCCAGGAACACAGGATTTACCCACTGGCTGTTCGCTGGTTTGCCGAGGGGCGGTTGATTCTTGGCGACCAGGGTGCATTATTGGACGGTCAGTTACTTGCGGCCAGCGGCCACTTGATTCGAACCTAG
- a CDS encoding DUF3108 domain-containing protein, which yields MRRALLFAFALFALPVVQAADLHPFSASYTADWKQLPMSGSAERSLTKNGDGSWTLSFKASMMIASLTETSVILFDKDSLQPKSYSFERGGLGKAKKINLDFDQSAKKVTGFENKDPVNVTLESGMLDKSTYQLALQRDVAGGKKSMSYRVVEGTDVDTYDFRVIGQEKVQTKVGAIDAIKVERVRDPSQSKRITQMWFAKDQGGILVALRQVETDGKEYNIMLQDGTVDGKAVKGS from the coding sequence ATGCGTCGCGCCTTGCTCTTCGCTTTTGCGCTGTTCGCCTTGCCTGTCGTGCAAGCAGCAGATTTACATCCTTTCTCCGCCAGCTACACCGCCGACTGGAAACAGTTGCCCATGAGTGGTTCGGCAGAACGCAGCCTGACCAAAAACGGTGACGGCAGCTGGACCTTGAGTTTCAAGGCCTCCATGATGATCGCCAGCCTGACCGAAACCAGCGTGATCCTGTTCGACAAGGACTCCCTGCAACCCAAGAGCTACAGCTTCGAACGCGGTGGCCTGGGCAAGGCGAAGAAGATCAACCTGGACTTCGACCAATCCGCCAAGAAAGTCACCGGCTTTGAGAACAAGGACCCGGTCAACGTCACGCTTGAAAGCGGCATGCTCGACAAGTCGACTTACCAGCTCGCCCTGCAACGTGACGTGGCTGGCGGCAAGAAGAGCATGAGCTACCGCGTGGTCGAAGGCACTGATGTCGACACCTATGACTTCCGCGTGATTGGCCAGGAAAAGGTCCAGACCAAGGTAGGCGCCATCGACGCGATCAAGGTCGAGCGCGTGCGTGATCCGTCGCAGAGCAAGCGCATCACCCAGATGTGGTTTGCCAAGGACCAGGGCGGCATCCTGGTTGCCCTGCGCCAGGTGGAGACCGATGGCAAGGAATACAACATCATGCTGCAGGACGGTACCGTTGACGGTAAGGCTGTCAAAGGTAGCTGA
- a CDS encoding IS1182 family transposase — MRYIQGEDRSQGTLFPVSLDELIPEDHLVRVIEAYISLLDLEQLGFDKAVPKATGRPSYHPADLLKLYLYGYFQQVRSSRRLEAECQRNVEVMWLLGRLAPDFKTIADFRRDNSAAFVATCRAFVSFCRGAGLIRGDLIAIDGSKFQAVASNRKHITPKKLQQREAVLDKRIAHYLAQLDEADRGEQEQEQAIDRSAVQTALETLRVKKANNQTCQALMQAQGLVQHVVGEADAQKMRTPSGPRIAYNVQSAVDAKHCLIVHHEVTQEGTDNRLLEPMAKATQAVLERAKLNVTADAGYSNGAQFQACEDAGITPFVPPNRAINTKGGEEQFFDRSLFNYSEEGDSYECPNGKTLTLKALNKGDRVYHASISDCGTCALKSRCTKAERRYVTRHAHESAFERMEQRMKANPDMMINRRSIVEHPFGNLKQWAFGNARFLLRQLKGTRTEMALAIQAYNLKRTINVLGVPKLMELMG, encoded by the coding sequence ATGCGCTATATCCAAGGTGAAGACCGCTCTCAAGGAACCCTATTTCCAGTCTCGCTGGACGAACTCATCCCCGAAGATCATTTGGTTCGGGTAATCGAAGCCTATATTTCTCTGCTCGACCTTGAGCAGTTGGGTTTTGACAAAGCCGTCCCCAAGGCTACCGGCCGCCCTTCATACCACCCGGCTGATCTGCTCAAACTCTACCTTTACGGCTATTTCCAACAGGTTCGTTCCTCGCGTCGGCTGGAAGCTGAATGTCAACGCAACGTCGAGGTTATGTGGCTGCTGGGCCGCTTGGCACCTGACTTTAAAACCATTGCCGATTTTCGACGGGACAACAGCGCAGCCTTCGTTGCCACGTGCCGTGCATTTGTTAGTTTTTGCCGCGGGGCCGGCCTCATCCGCGGCGACCTGATAGCCATTGATGGCAGCAAGTTCCAGGCAGTGGCCTCGAATCGAAAGCACATCACACCCAAGAAGCTCCAGCAGCGCGAAGCGGTTTTGGACAAGCGTATTGCCCACTACCTGGCGCAACTTGACGAGGCTGATCGCGGTGAGCAAGAGCAAGAGCAAGCGATTGATCGCTCAGCAGTACAGACTGCGCTTGAGACGTTGCGCGTAAAAAAGGCCAATAACCAGACCTGCCAAGCGCTGATGCAAGCTCAAGGTCTGGTTCAGCACGTGGTGGGTGAAGCCGATGCGCAAAAAATGCGGACACCTTCAGGCCCGCGTATTGCCTACAACGTTCAGAGCGCGGTAGATGCGAAACACTGTCTGATTGTTCACCACGAAGTGACTCAGGAAGGTACCGACAATCGCCTGCTTGAACCGATGGCCAAGGCGACTCAAGCGGTGCTGGAACGAGCCAAGCTCAACGTCACCGCTGATGCGGGCTACTCCAACGGCGCGCAATTTCAGGCGTGTGAAGACGCTGGTATCACACCCTTTGTCCCGCCCAACCGGGCGATTAACACCAAAGGTGGCGAAGAGCAATTTTTTGACCGCTCGCTCTTCAATTACAGCGAAGAGGGTGACAGCTATGAATGCCCTAATGGCAAGACGCTCACGCTTAAAGCACTTAACAAGGGAGACCGGGTTTATCACGCATCAATCAGTGACTGCGGCACTTGCGCACTGAAAAGCCGGTGTACCAAGGCTGAACGCCGTTACGTCACGCGCCATGCCCATGAATCAGCATTTGAACGAATGGAACAGCGCATGAAGGCGAATCCCGACATGATGATCAATCGACGATCGATCGTCGAACACCCATTTGGCAACTTGAAGCAATGGGCCTTCGGCAACGCTAGGTTTTTGCTGCGCCAGCTAAAAGGTACACGGACAGAAATGGCACTTGCGATACAGGCCTACAACCTGAAAAGGACCATCAACGTGTTGGGAGTGCCGAAATTGATGGAGTTGATGGGCTGA
- a CDS encoding DUF2058 domain-containing protein, whose translation MSLSLRDQLLKAGLVNQKQAKQVGKDKQKQQRLVHKGQIEADDTQARLAAEAHAEKVKRDQELNRQQQEKAEAKARAAQVKQLIETSRLPKLTTEDYYNFVDDKKVKRLSVNTLMRNKLSNGSLAIVHHGGGYEVIPREAALKIQERAPERIVQLNLLTESQVPDEDDPYAAYQIPDDLMW comes from the coding sequence ATGAGCCTTTCCCTTCGCGACCAGTTGCTCAAAGCAGGTCTGGTCAACCAAAAGCAGGCCAAGCAGGTCGGCAAAGACAAACAGAAGCAGCAGCGCCTGGTCCACAAAGGCCAGATCGAGGCGGATGACACCCAGGCCCGCCTGGCTGCCGAGGCACACGCCGAGAAGGTCAAGCGCGACCAGGAGCTGAACCGCCAGCAGCAGGAAAAAGCCGAGGCCAAGGCGCGCGCCGCGCAGGTCAAGCAACTGATCGAGACCTCGCGCCTGCCCAAGCTCACCACCGAGGACTACTACAACTTTGTGGATGACAAGAAGGTCAAGCGCCTGTCGGTCAACACGCTGATGCGCAACAAGCTGAGCAACGGCTCCCTGGCGATCGTGCACCACGGCGGCGGCTACGAGGTGATCCCGCGCGAAGCGGCGCTGAAGATCCAGGAACGCGCACCGGAGCGTATCGTGCAGCTCAACCTGCTGACCGAAAGCCAGGTGCCGGATGAAGATGATCCATACGCCGCCTACCAGATCCCTGATGATTTGATGTGGTAA
- the mazG gene encoding nucleoside triphosphate pyrophosphohydrolase, whose amino-acid sequence MYSLEDLLHLMNRLRDPQYGCPWDIKQTYASIVPHTLEEAYEVADAIERGDFDHLQGELGDLLFQVVYYSQLAREEGRFEFAGVVDGITRKLIRRHPHVFPTGDLYAPLDIPQLSEEQVKERWEQIKAEERAQKCDAPKQLSLLDDVPTALPSLSRAAKLQKRASQVGFDWPSALPVVDNVREELDEVLEAMANNDTAGIADEVGDLLFAAVNLARHLKVDPETALRGANAKFERRFRFIEQALRETHRPMEDCTLEDLDALWGEAKRQEKNVSSCG is encoded by the coding sequence ATGTATTCACTCGAAGACCTGCTGCACCTGATGAACCGCCTGCGCGACCCGCAATACGGCTGCCCGTGGGACATCAAGCAAACCTACGCCAGCATCGTGCCGCATACCCTCGAAGAAGCCTACGAGGTGGCCGATGCCATCGAACGGGGTGATTTCGATCACCTGCAAGGCGAGTTGGGCGACCTGTTGTTCCAAGTGGTGTACTACAGCCAGTTGGCGCGTGAAGAAGGGCGCTTTGAATTCGCCGGTGTAGTCGACGGCATCACGCGCAAGTTGATCCGTCGCCATCCCCACGTATTCCCCACCGGCGATCTGTACGCACCGCTGGATATCCCGCAGTTGAGCGAAGAGCAGGTCAAGGAACGCTGGGAGCAGATCAAGGCCGAGGAACGCGCGCAGAAGTGCGACGCTCCCAAGCAACTGTCCCTGCTGGATGATGTGCCCACCGCGTTGCCATCCCTGTCCCGTGCCGCCAAATTGCAAAAGCGCGCCAGCCAGGTCGGTTTCGACTGGCCGTCCGCCTTGCCGGTGGTGGATAACGTGCGCGAAGAACTGGATGAAGTGCTCGAAGCCATGGCCAATAACGATACGGCGGGTATCGCCGACGAGGTCGGTGACCTGTTGTTTGCGGCGGTCAACCTGGCTCGCCATCTCAAGGTCGACCCGGAAACCGCGCTGCGTGGCGCCAACGCCAAATTCGAACGACGTTTCCGATTTATCGAACAGGCATTGCGCGAGACCCACCGTCCCATGGAAGATTGCACCCTCGAAGACTTGGACGCCCTGTGGGGCGAAGCCAAACGTCAGGAAAAGAACGTGTCCAGCTGCGGTTGA